A window from Hymenobacter volaticus encodes these proteins:
- a CDS encoding phage holin family protein has translation MGFILKFLLTAVITYLLAAFLPGSHIGGFTDALLLVIVLGILNAVLKPILKLLGLPITILTLGLFLLVINAAIVMIADALLSGFAVDGFISALLFSVVLSVVTAVVDMVVD, from the coding sequence ATGGGGTTCATTCTCAAGTTTCTGCTTACGGCAGTTATCACTTATCTGCTGGCTGCGTTTCTGCCCGGCTCCCACATTGGGGGCTTCACTGATGCTCTGCTACTGGTTATCGTGCTAGGCATATTGAATGCAGTGCTGAAGCCTATCCTGAAGCTGCTCGGGCTGCCCATCACGATTCTGACGCTTGGATTGTTTCTGTTGGTTATCAACGCGGCCATTGTCATGATTGCCGATGCGCTATTGTCTGGTTTTGCAGTGGATGGATTCATTTCCGCGCTTCTTTTCAGCGTGGTGCTTTCTGTTGTAACGGCTGTCGTGGATATGGTGGTTGACTAG
- a CDS encoding DUF4349 domain-containing protein codes for MRKTVWIPLFCLLLLVSCNKEQEALSEDKLLKENVLMDVPPMMESKSEEVEAQAIVSDESFQEIPSQVKVTAAPAATRKLIYHAEVRVKVEDLDRANARMDSLTRTYGAYVSDAAETRQDGERQHQMKIRVIPGRFQAMLGSLNGLGTLVSKSLSTDDVTAEHADVSARLGTKRALEQRYVALLSQAKKISDILEIEEKIGQVRGDIEATESRLKTLNDQVAYSTITLTYFQPIALTAPDAPVISFGSRLVQSFYDGWELLTGLVLALVTAWPLLLGGALGVWGLRAWRHRRRQRAAASA; via the coding sequence ATGCGCAAAACTGTTTGGATTCCCCTGTTTTGTTTGCTATTGCTTGTTTCTTGCAATAAAGAGCAAGAAGCCTTATCGGAGGACAAGCTATTAAAGGAAAACGTCCTGATGGATGTTCCACCAATGATGGAATCAAAATCAGAGGAGGTCGAAGCGCAAGCCATTGTCAGCGACGAAAGTTTCCAGGAAATTCCTTCACAGGTGAAAGTAACGGCGGCCCCGGCCGCTACACGCAAGCTGATTTATCACGCGGAGGTACGGGTCAAAGTGGAAGACTTAGACAGGGCCAACGCCCGTATGGACAGTCTCACGCGCACGTATGGGGCGTATGTGTCGGATGCGGCGGAGACGCGGCAGGATGGGGAGCGGCAACACCAGATGAAAATCAGGGTGATACCGGGCCGTTTTCAGGCTATGCTTGGTAGCCTCAATGGACTTGGCACTTTAGTATCCAAATCTCTAAGTACCGACGATGTAACGGCTGAACATGCGGATGTATCGGCGCGATTAGGTACCAAACGCGCTTTGGAACAGCGGTATGTAGCATTGTTGAGTCAGGCAAAGAAGATATCCGATATCCTGGAAATAGAAGAAAAGATTGGACAAGTACGCGGTGATATTGAAGCAACAGAAAGCCGGCTGAAAACCCTGAACGACCAAGTAGCCTATTCCACAATCACGCTAACTTATTTCCAACCAATTGCCTTAACTGCTCCTGATGCGCCGGTTATCTCGTTTGGCAGCCGGCTTGTTCAATCTTTCTATGATGGTTGGGAGCTACTCACAGGTCTTGTGTTAGCCTTGGTAACAGCCTGGCCGCTTCTACTTGGCGGCGCTCTTGGAGTCTGGGGCTTACGGGCGTGGCGACACCGACGTCGGCAACGCGCTGCGGCTTCAGCTTAG
- a CDS encoding GAF domain-containing protein, protein MSSTTDHSLLVTVPADEAPTATINRILEQVGKYLDADRCFLYVRDPTVGKGRIAFCWRKNDVVPNPIHDWQEDTTDLPQEDPLFRAALAARPSVFVEDVETATPDVLNRDFEHKTFGHRSLIHAHITEDKQLWGILQPCLFGQPRHWTLQERAAIEAILPTLLPVIKAYISSVNIPAKAKK, encoded by the coding sequence ATGAGTTCAACTACCGATCATTCTTTACTGGTAACGGTACCAGCTGATGAAGCACCAACGGCCACCATCAACCGAATACTAGAGCAAGTGGGAAAATACTTAGATGCCGACCGTTGCTTTCTGTACGTCCGGGACCCAACTGTAGGCAAGGGCCGTATTGCCTTCTGCTGGCGCAAAAACGACGTAGTGCCCAATCCTATTCATGACTGGCAGGAAGACACAACCGACTTACCGCAAGAAGACCCGCTGTTTCGGGCTGCGCTGGCTGCTCGGCCGTCAGTATTTGTGGAGGATGTAGAAACTGCTACGCCCGATGTGCTCAACCGCGACTTCGAGCACAAGACTTTCGGCCACCGCTCCTTGATCCACGCCCACATCACCGAGGACAAGCAGTTGTGGGGCATTTTGCAGCCTTGCTTGTTTGGACAGCCGCGCCACTGGACGTTACAGGAACGAGCCGCCATTGAAGCTATTCTGCCAACTTTACTGCCAGTCATTAAAGCCTATATCAGCAGCGTAAACATTCCTGCAAAAGCAAAAAAATAG
- the murA gene encoding UDP-N-acetylglucosamine 1-carboxyvinyltransferase — MAAFEVIGGNPLKGEIVPQGAKNEALQILCAVLLTSEPVTISNIPDIRDVNKLIELLRDMGVKVGKLATDTYRFQADDVHIDYLDTPEFVAQGRALRGSVMILGPMLARFGKCQLPKPGGDKIGRRPLDTHFVGLEKLGGKLTLEGLDFYRINSEGKLRGAYMLLEEASVTGTANIVMAAVLAEGTTTIYNAACEPYVQQLCKMLVRMGARINGIGSNLLTIEGVESLGGTDHRMLPDMIEIGSFIGLAAMTGSEITIKDCQITELGVIPDTFRKLGIQLEFRGDDIYIPAQDRYEISTYLDGSILTISDHTWPGLTPDLLSIVLVVAAQAKGTVLIHQKMFESRLFFVDKLIDMGAQIILCDPHRATVIGLNKRTQLHGITMTSPDIRAGVALLIAALSADGRSVIENVEQIDRGYQHIDKRLNALGAQIRRL, encoded by the coding sequence ATGGCCGCATTTGAAGTAATTGGCGGAAATCCGCTTAAAGGAGAAATTGTGCCTCAGGGCGCCAAAAACGAGGCATTGCAGATCCTCTGCGCTGTGTTGCTTACCTCGGAGCCCGTCACTATTTCCAATATTCCTGACATCCGCGACGTCAACAAGCTGATCGAGTTGCTGCGCGATATGGGCGTTAAAGTGGGTAAGCTCGCTACGGATACCTACCGCTTTCAAGCCGACGATGTACACATTGACTACCTTGATACGCCCGAGTTCGTGGCGCAAGGTCGGGCATTGCGCGGCTCGGTGATGATTTTGGGGCCCATGCTGGCTCGTTTCGGCAAATGCCAATTACCAAAGCCCGGCGGCGACAAAATCGGCCGCCGGCCGCTGGATACACACTTTGTAGGCCTGGAAAAGTTGGGGGGCAAACTCACCCTCGAAGGACTCGATTTCTATCGAATCAACTCGGAAGGCAAACTGCGCGGCGCCTACATGCTGCTGGAAGAAGCCTCCGTGACGGGTACGGCCAATATTGTGATGGCGGCGGTGCTGGCTGAGGGCACGACTACCATTTATAACGCTGCGTGTGAGCCCTACGTGCAACAGCTCTGCAAAATGCTGGTGCGGATGGGTGCCCGCATCAACGGCATCGGCTCTAACCTACTTACAATTGAGGGCGTGGAAAGCCTCGGCGGCACTGACCACCGCATGCTGCCCGACATGATTGAGATTGGTTCGTTCATTGGTCTTGCGGCCATGACAGGCTCTGAAATCACCATTAAGGACTGCCAGATTACTGAGTTAGGGGTTATTCCGGATACCTTCCGCAAATTGGGCATCCAGTTGGAGTTCCGCGGAGATGATATCTACATCCCCGCTCAAGACCGTTATGAGATTTCCACCTACCTCGACGGCAGCATTCTAACCATCTCGGACCATACTTGGCCGGGCCTTACGCCTGATCTGCTTAGCATTGTGTTGGTCGTAGCGGCCCAAGCGAAGGGCACGGTACTTATTCACCAAAAGATGTTCGAGAGCCGCTTGTTCTTTGTAGACAAGCTCATCGACATGGGGGCTCAGATTATTCTTTGTGACCCGCACCGTGCTACAGTTATCGGCCTCAACAAACGCACTCAGTTGCACGGCATCACCATGACTTCGCCGGATATTCGGGCGGGGGTTGCCCTCTTGATTGCTGCCCTCTCGGCCGACGGACGGAGCGTCATTGAAAACGTAGAGCAAATTGACCGTGGCTACCAACACATCGATAAGCGTTTGAACGCCTTGGGCGCACAAATTCGTCGCTTATAA
- a CDS encoding DUF4290 domain-containing protein, whose translation MPLPSLHKHELLQREYGQSTYQLVQGLREVEDKAERTRRATQIVQLIFRLQPSLRDQPDAQQRVWNHLYEMADEDLDIDAPFELQGLSQLNQHPKPVPYPKLSPKLKAYGRSVELMVEKALTLEDPSEREQATITIGRTMKFLYRSHNKENAKDVTILKHLKDLSNGQLTLDPAQVEAQGLFEFAGGSAPVAAGGSSRAAFIVPQPRQERDGRRGNSGGGGNRRDKQRRGGKKGRQEPQQPPQ comes from the coding sequence ATGCCCTTACCTTCCTTACATAAGCACGAGCTTCTACAGCGCGAATACGGCCAAAGCACCTATCAACTGGTGCAGGGCCTGCGCGAAGTAGAAGACAAGGCCGAGCGTACGCGCCGCGCCACCCAAATTGTGCAGCTTATTTTCCGACTGCAACCCTCTCTGCGCGACCAACCTGATGCGCAACAGCGCGTTTGGAACCACCTCTACGAGATGGCCGACGAAGACCTGGACATTGATGCCCCGTTCGAGCTGCAAGGTTTGAGCCAACTCAACCAGCACCCCAAGCCGGTACCCTATCCGAAGCTGAGCCCGAAGCTGAAAGCTTACGGCCGCAGTGTGGAGCTGATGGTGGAAAAGGCCCTGACGCTGGAAGACCCTTCGGAGCGCGAGCAAGCGACTATCACTATTGGGCGGACGATGAAGTTTCTGTACCGTTCGCACAACAAGGAAAATGCGAAGGATGTCACTATCCTAAAGCACCTGAAAGACCTTTCGAACGGGCAGTTGACTTTGGATCCGGCGCAGGTAGAAGCACAGGGCCTGTTTGAATTTGCAGGAGGTTCGGCGCCCGTAGCTGCGGGCGGTTCGAGTCGGGCTGCCTTTATTGTGCCGCAACCTCGCCAGGAGCGCGATGGACGCCGTGGCAATAGCGGCGGCGGTGGCAATCGGCGCGATAAACAGCGCCGCGGCGGCAAAAAAGGCCGTCAGGAACCCCAACAACCCCCTCAGTAA